Part of the uncultured Desulfobacter sp. genome, CGATACGGGCGAATACGAGTTCTACAAATCCGTATGTCCCTAACGAACCAATGGATCACGCGTTCATACGTTTTTAAATTAGAGAAGTAACTGCCGCACCACAACTGCGGCAGTTATTTTTTGGACCTATTGGTCATTGCTTTAACAGGAACTGCTGCATGGAATCGTTTACAGATCTGATACAGTTTTTTATTCAGAACTTTATCAATGCACTCCAGCGAGGAAGTTTTTACGCCGTTATCTCCATCGGGTACTCCATGGTCTACGGTGTTTTGATGCTTTTTAACTTTGCCCATGGTGACATCTTCATGGTGGGCACCTATATCGGTTTTGGCATTGCAACGCTTTTTTTAGCGTTGTTTGCTGGCATTTTACCCGGCCCCCTCATCTTTGTGTCCACCATTGTGGTGACCATGTTTTTGGCCTCGTGGATCGGGGTGTTTGTGGAAGTGGCCGGCTACCGGCCGTTGCGCCAGGCGCCCCGGGCCTCTGCCGCCATCACGGGCCTTATGATCGGTATTATTTTTGAAACCGGTATTTTGATTCTGTTAGGTGCCAAACGCTTAAGCTTTCCACCGCTCATCGAATCGGTTTCCTACAATGTGGGCGGGGTCTATTTTACCAACGTCAAGGTGATGATCATTATTATCAGCCTGCTGCTCATGCTGGCCTTGAACGCCTTTATCCAGAAAACCAAATGGGGAATGGCCATGCGCGCCATGTCCTATGATTTTCTTGCCGTCCCCCTCATGGGGATCTCCATCAACATCATGGCCCCCTTAACCTTTGCCATTGGTGCGGGGCTGGCGGCCGTTGCCGGTATCCTCTACGGCCAGGCATATCCCATTCTGGACCCGTACATGGGGGTTCTCATCGGCTGGAAAGCCTTTGTTGCCGCAATCTTAGGCGGGCGGGGTTCCATTAA contains:
- a CDS encoding branched-chain amino acid ABC transporter permease, which codes for MESFTDLIQFFIQNFINALQRGSFYAVISIGYSMVYGVLMLFNFAHGDIFMVGTYIGFGIATLFLALFAGILPGPLIFVSTIVVTMFLASWIGVFVEVAGYRPLRQAPRASAAITGLMIGIIFETGILILLGAKRLSFPPLIESVSYNVGGVYFTNVKVMIIIISLLLMLALNAFIQKTKWGMAMRAMSYDFLAVPLMGISINIMAPLTFAIGAGLAAVAGILYGQAYPILDPYMGVLIGWKAFVAAILGGRGSIKGAALAGYLLGFIEIFVATIFPSTLRDLIAYSIILLILTFRPRGFFGMEHSTKLRL